The nucleotide sequence TAGAAGACCTTTCTATTGTTCCAGATGTTCTCATAGATTTTTCCCACTACAGTAATTCGATAAAAATTCTTCCATGGATTATGGCTAATAATGTTCCTACATTGATTGCTACTACAGGACATAGTGAAGAGGAACTAGAAAATATAAAAAAAGCATCCCAAACAGTTCCTATACTTAAGGCGACGAACACTTCCCTTGGAATAAATCTGATTACAGAATTATTGGAAACTCTGGTTTCATCTCTGGAAGACTGGGATATTGAATTGATTGAAAAACATCATAAAAAAAAAATTGATGCCCCCAGTGGGACAGCTCAATCACTGCTAGAAAAAATAAATGATACCCTAACTTCTAAAAGGGAGTTGACCTATGGTAGAGAGGGAATCTCTCCTAGAAAGAAGGAGGAGATCGGTGTACATGTAGTTCGTGGAGGAAGTATCGTAGGAGAACATTCTATTATATTTGCCGGTGAAGACGAGATAATAGAGGTAAAACATGAGGCTCACTCAAAGATGATCTTCGTTAATGGAGCCCTCAAGGGAGCAGCTTGGCTTTCTAATCAACAACCGGGATTCTATACAATGAAAGATATTTTCAACTAAAAAGCAACGTGACTAGACTATAAAAAATATATTTTAAAAGGAGAACACCTTATGACAAAATTAAATAATGCCCATGAAATAATTCAATATATTAAAAATTCTACTAAATCTACCCCTGTAAAAGCCTATATCAATGGGGAATTAGAAGGAATAGATTTCCTAAACTGTAAAGTTTTTGGATGCCAAAATAGTAAAACAATCTTTGGAGAATGGAGTGAAGTCAATGAAATTTTAACTACTAACTCTAATTTAATCAGTGATTCTCATGTAGAAAGTGATAGAAGAAACTCAGCTATTCCAATGTTAGACACCAGAAATATCCATGCTAGAATCGAACCTGGAGCTGTCATCAGAGATATGGTAGAAATTGGAGATAATGCCGTTATCATGATGGGTGTTGTTATAAATATTGGTTCCAAAATCGGTGCCGGTACCATGATAGATCTAAATGTAGTAATGGGAGGAAGAGCCACAGTAGGAGATAACTGTCATATTGGTGCCGGTGCTGTCCTAGCTGGAGTAATCGAGCCACCTAGTGCTGATCCTGTTGTTATAGAAGACGATGTAGTTGTCGGTGCTAATGCAGTAATTTTAGAAGGTATCAGAGTCGGAAAAGGAGCCGTTGTAGCCGCTGGAGCAATCGTTACAAAGAACGTCCCTGCTGGTGTTGTAGTAGCTGGAAATCCTGCTAGAATAATCAAAGATAAAGATGAAAAAACTGCCAGTAAAACTGAAATTATGGAAGACCTGAGAGTTATCAAATAATGTTCAGCACTTACAAAATCTACAATAATATTAAGATCTAATTTTTATTTTCTTTAAAATAAAGTATTTGGGTAATTTCAAAAAAAAATTATGGCTGTTTGCCCGCCGAAGGCGGGCAAACTCTAAGGTTTTTAATGCGTGCACCATAGCAAAATTTTAATCATAAAATAATACCAAAGATTAATCGGAGGTCACTATGAACATAAATCCTAAAGTAATAAATAAAGAGATCTCCCTTATCAGACAAATCTCTATAAAGAGCAGGGAGTATGAAGATGTTATCAATCTTACTGTTGGGGAACCTGACCTGCCTATCCCTGCTAAAATAATCGAAGAAACTACTATATATATGAAGAATAATCGGATGGGATACCCTATGTTAGGAGGATCTCTCGAAATAAGAGAAGAAATAGTAAATTTTTATAATACTAAGTATGGCTCCTCCTACAATACAGATGAAGTTATCGTCACAGCAGGTGCTACAGAGGCTATCTCTACTACTTTGAGAGCCCTCTTAAATGAAGGGGATGAAGTCTTGATTCCCTTGCCATTTTATCCTGGATATCTTCCAAATATAGATTTAAATGGTGGTAAATCAGTATTTATCGATACTACTTCCGATGAATTACAGCTCACAGTGGAAACATTAAAAAAACATCTTACTCCTAAAACCAAGGCTCTTATCTTAAACTATCCCAACAATCCATCGGGAGTTATTTTATCTCAAAAAAACTTAGATGAAATCATGGATTTTTTAAAGGATAAAGATATATATATTATCTCCGATGAGATATATAGTGAAATTGTTTTTAATGACGATTTTATATCTGTAGGAAAGTATGATTTTCTTAAGGGCAAAGTAATATTGATCAATGGATTTTCAAAATCTCACTCTATGACTGGGTGGCGTTTGGGATACATTTTAACCTCTAAAGAACTGAGAGATCAGCTGATAAAGGTCCATCAATATACCATCACAGCTCCTTCTATCGTTTCAGAATATGGGGGATATATCGCACTTTCTAAGTGTTCAGACATGTCCTCTTATACAATGGAATACAAAAAAAGATGTGAATATGTATATAACCGACTAAACTCCATGGGGATAGTAACCCTTCAGCCTAAGGGATCATTTTACATCTTTGGTTCTTTAGATAACTTCAATATAACTTCATCTTTGGATTTTGCCTTAGACCTGCTTGAAAACAAACATGTGGCTGTAGTTCCTGGAATAGCCTTTGGTGTAGAAGGGTATTTTAGAATTTCTTGCACCAAACCTGTAGAAACGTTAAAAATAGCTTTGGATAAGATAGAAGATCATATCAAAAACTATAAATTATAATAAACACTAGATATGGAATATTCTTTAGTTGAATATTATGTTTTCTCATACTATAATTTAAATATAAAACAACACAATCAAGAACAAGGGAGAATACGATATGATTAAATTTGAAAAATACCATGGTTTAGGAAATGATTTTATAATTTTTAACTATAAAGATTTGATGGCAAAAAATATAAAGAAAGAAAGTTTTTCTGATCTGGCTGTTAAAGTCTGTGACAGACACACTGGAATTGGTGCCGATGGTATGATGGTTTTGGTTGAAAAAGAAGAGTCGTGCCAAATGATATTTATTAATTCTGATGGAAGTATCGTATCTATGTGTGGGAATGGTATCAGATGTTTTTCTAACTATATCTACAACAATAAAATCTTAGATGGAACTACCTACAAGGTGGAGACCCTGGCTGGATTACTCAGTCTGGATATCTCTCCAGATGAAAATTTCAATGTAAAAGTTGATATGGGAAAACCACTTTTAGCTCCTAAATTTATCCCTATGGATACCTCTAAAGAAAAATTCATCAACGAAGATATCGCTGTTAATGGAGAAGTTTATAAAGTGTCCGCAATTCTTATGGGTGTTCCCCATGCTGTAATTTTTGTAGATGATTTAGAAAAGGTCGATTTGGTAGGAGTTGGAAAAGCTATTGAAAACAACCCACTTTTCCCTGAAAAAACCAATGTTAATTTTGTACAAATTTTAGATGTAGATGAAATTATTGTGGATACTTGGGAACGGGGAGCGGGACATACCCTGGCCTGTGGAACAGGATCTTGTGCCAGTGTAGTTGTAGGTGAACTACTTGGATACTTGAGTTCTAAAGTTATTGTTCATCTGACTTTAGGAGATCTGACTATCGAAGTAAAAGATGAGATCTACATGACTGGTCCAAGTGAATTAATAGCAAAAGGAAAGTATAGATATAATTAAAGTCAAAATATAATTTATAAAACTCAAAAAAAACCTCCTATAAACCAAATATAGGAGGTTAAAAGGGGGGCTATAGTAATGTAGCTGCCAATTCGGCTAACTCTGATCTTTCACCTTTTTTCAATATAATATGTCCTGATATACTGACATCTCTAAATCTTTCAGCTAAATAAGTAAGTCCATTACTTTCCGTATCGAGATACGGGTTGTCTATTTGATATGGATCACCTGTAAATACTATCTTTGTATTTTCTCCTGCCCTTGTAACTATAGTTTTTATCTCATGAGGTGTTAAATTCTGTGCCTCATCTATGATTAAAAATCCTGCCGGGATACTTCTACCCCTTATATAAGACAGGGCTTCTATCTTTAATAATCCCAAAGCTTCTAATCCTGCTATTACCTTTTCTCCAGCTTTTTCCTCCTTATTACTTGCTAAGAAATCTATATTATCAAAAATAGGCTGCATCCATGGTTTTAACTTTTCTTTTTCACTTCCTGGAAGATATCCCAAATCTTTTCCCATTGAAATTATCGGTCTGGCTATAAATAATTTCTTATATTTACTCCTTTCCACAACCAATTCCAACCCTGAAGCTACTGCTAATAAAGTCTTCCCTGTTCCTGCTTTTCCGACTAAGGTAACCACTTTGATATCCTCATCCATTAAAAGATCCAATGCAAAATTTTGCTCCTCATTTCTGCCTCGAACTCCCCAAACGCTGACATCTCCAAAGGTCATCCTTTCTACCCTCTTTGTCTTCTTGTTATATCTACCAAATAAAGTTTTTTCCTTATTTTTTAAACTCACAAAACAGTTGTCCGAAGGTTCTTCCGGCATAATGTCTACATATTTAATCCTTCCGGATTTCTCATATTTTTTAAAGAACTCTTCCTCTACTTGTATGGTCATATTTCCGGTATAAAGTTCCTCTATATCCATCTTATCACTCTTATAATCTTCTACATGAATCTCCATGGCATCTGCTTTTATCCTCATATTGATATCTTTTGAGACCAACACCACTTTTTTATCCTTATCTTTATTCTTGATATACAGTGCTATTGCCAGGATCCGGTTATCCACTATATCCCTCTTTAAAGAGTTTGGCAGCTCGGTAGTATCACCTTTGGTTTCTACTCTAAAAAATATATCATTATCCATTTCTACACCTTTAGCTAAACATCCCTTAGAACGGAGATCATCTATAAACCTGGCAGCTACCCTAGCCGAGGCTCCTCTATTTCCACTTTCTTTTTTTAACTTATCTATCTCTTCTATCACATAGATCGGTAAAACCACATCATTGTCTTCAAAGTTCGTCATAGCCTTAGGATCATGAATAAGTACGTTTGTGTCCAGTATATATATCTTTCTCATAGAAATCACCCCTAATTATTATATTGTAAATGTATTTTTAGTTTATTCAAGGCACGAATCTGCAGCTGTCTTATTCTTTCTCTGGTTAGATGCAGTCTTTTTCCCAATATGTCCAAGGTTAATACTTCATTATTCAACAAACCAAACCTATGTATTATTATCTCTCTTTCCTTAGCTCCTAATACATCCAAAGTTTTTAATAATTTTTCCCTGTCGCTTTCTAATATTAAATTCTCCTCTATATAACCATTTTTATCTGCGATCATACTGTGAAGGTCCCCGGTTTCACCATAGGATTCATCTAAGGAATTAAAAGTCACATCATTTAATTTCAGATACCTTTTTATATCCTTTACCTTCAACTCTGTTTTTGCTGCAACATCTTCTAAACTAGGTTCACATCCATATTTTGATTTATATTTTGTCATATATTTTTTTATCTTAGCTAAATTGTCATATATATATACAGGATATCTGATAACCCCCTTGTTAGAGGATATATATCTCAAAATACTTTGTTTTATCCAAAAAGTAGCATAGGTAGAAAATTTTTTTCCCATGGTATAGTCAAATTTTTCAACGGCTTTCATCAATCCTATATTTCCCTCTTGAATCAAATCTTGAATAGGAATTCCTAACTTAGTATATTTTTTAGCTATACTCACTACTAATCTTAAATTAGCTGTTATCAACCGATCTTGTGCATCTATATCCCCCTCTAATATGTGCTTAGATATCTCAATTTCCTCATCTTTAGTCAGGAGGGGATAGCGACCTATTTCTTTTAAATAGTTCGAAATATTCATTTTTACCTCCTTTTTATGTATTTTGTCTGTATCAACAATATACTATTTGTTATTTAAACTTCCTTTTATAATTTATAGAATTTTATTATAATTTATGATAAGATTTAATATACAAAAATAAATATGAAAACAGAGACATTTAATATTTTTTTGGCTCTATAATTTTATTTAAATACGAGGAGTAAAAATGAGAGTAATTGGAATAGATCCCGGAACGGCAATTGTCGGTTTTGGAGTCATAGACTATATTGGAAGTAAATATAAAGTTGTAGATTATGGCTGTATATACACCTCCAAAGATCTTCCTATGGAAAAGAGGATTTCTGCTATCTACGACGAATTAGATAATATCTTAAAAAAATATTCTCCTACCCATATGGCTGTAGAGGATCTTTTTTATTTTAAAAATGCTAAAACAGTTATCTCTGTTGGACAGGCTAGAGGTGTCATAGTCCTCTGCGGGGAAAAAAATAATATTCCACAAGTATCATTTACTCCACTACAGATAAAGATGGGAATAACAGGATACGGCCGAGCTGAAAAAAAACAAGTTCAATTGATGGTTCAGAGGATTTTAGGACTTTCTGAAATTCCCCAGCCAGATGATGCTGCTGATGCTTTGGCTATTGCTATCACTCATATAAATTCATTGAATAGCGGATATATTTTAGCTTCTAAACCCAATCTTTCTAAGGTAGTTGGCATAAAAAACGGTAAAATAACTGCAGCAGAGTATCGAAATCTATTAAACAAAAAGGATTGATTTTTATGTTTAAAAACTTGGAAAACTCATCTATGGTTTCCTATTTAAATTCTTTAGAAACTATAGCTTCTACAATTCATCAGGAAAAAAATACTGAAAAAGTTGTATTTTTTATCCTCTTAAATTTAATTGAAAAATTAGATCTAGGTTATTCAGAAGGGTACTTTTTTAAATACGACAGATGGAATAGAAATTTAAAACATCTAAACTCGTATTTTGATCTAAAAAAATTAAAGAAAGATGAGGTAGAGTTTATCTCAACTAACCTTGAAAAAGAGATCAATTTTTATGGTACTCCCATAGAACAAATGTTGAAAAGTATAGAGATACAAACAAATTTGACTAAACTGGATTCCCATGAAAATTATGGACTTTTAAACAGGTTTAAAAACTTTACCATCATCCCTATAAATTATGAAAATACATACTATGGATGTTTTATCTTAGATAGACAAGCGAAGACTCCCTATGAACTCAATGTACAGGAGATGCATATTTTAGAATTGTTTAAATATAATTTTTCACTCTATATGCATTCTAGAGAATTAGAAGATTTTGAAGCTGAGGACATCAGGTTAAAAACTGTGGGTTCATTTGCAAATTCCATCATCCATGAACTGAGAACACCTATCTCATCTATCGTTGGTTTTGCATCTCTAGCTAAAAAAAAATTGAATGATCCTAAAAAAATTGAGCTTTATTTAGATTATATTCTCAAGGAATCCGATAAAGTAATCAAACTTTGTGAAGATATCGGTGAATACTCCAG is from Psychrilyobacter atlanticus DSM 19335 and encodes:
- a CDS encoding PhoH family protein gives rise to the protein MRKIYILDTNVLIHDPKAMTNFEDNDVVLPIYVIEEIDKLKKESGNRGASARVAARFIDDLRSKGCLAKGVEMDNDIFFRVETKGDTTELPNSLKRDIVDNRILAIALYIKNKDKDKKVVLVSKDINMRIKADAMEIHVEDYKSDKMDIEELYTGNMTIQVEEEFFKKYEKSGRIKYVDIMPEEPSDNCFVSLKNKEKTLFGRYNKKTKRVERMTFGDVSVWGVRGRNEEQNFALDLLMDEDIKVVTLVGKAGTGKTLLAVASGLELVVERSKYKKLFIARPIISMGKDLGYLPGSEKEKLKPWMQPIFDNIDFLASNKEEKAGEKVIAGLEALGLLKIEALSYIRGRSIPAGFLIIDEAQNLTPHEIKTIVTRAGENTKIVFTGDPYQIDNPYLDTESNGLTYLAERFRDVSISGHIILKKGERSELAELAATLL
- a CDS encoding sensor histidine kinase; translated protein: MFKNLENSSMVSYLNSLETIASTIHQEKNTEKVVFFILLNLIEKLDLGYSEGYFFKYDRWNRNLKHLNSYFDLKKLKKDEVEFISTNLEKEINFYGTPIEQMLKSIEIQTNLTKLDSHENYGLLNRFKNFTIIPINYENTYYGCFILDRQAKTPYELNVQEMHILELFKYNFSLYMHSRELEDFEAEDIRLKTVGSFANSIIHELRTPISSIVGFASLAKKKLNDPKKIELYLDYILKESDKVIKLCEDIGEYSSEDENIKNKSTTFYLSYLIREVLQKLNLHLKKSKIKTYMIIENDIEITFNREKVVTAFYHLFKNAIENCDYSKNERFININLSANNKNKITIKDNGIGIQKHRIEEVTIPFYSSKIYGTGLGLTIAKEVFTKLGFKFSIKSDYSKWTKIILKEE
- the ruvC gene encoding crossover junction endodeoxyribonuclease RuvC, whose product is MRVIGIDPGTAIVGFGVIDYIGSKYKVVDYGCIYTSKDLPMEKRISAIYDELDNILKKYSPTHMAVEDLFYFKNAKTVISVGQARGVIVLCGEKNNIPQVSFTPLQIKMGITGYGRAEKKQVQLMVQRILGLSEIPQPDDAADALAIAITHINSLNSGYILASKPNLSKVVGIKNGKITAAEYRNLLNKKD
- the dapB gene encoding 4-hydroxy-tetrahydrodipicolinate reductase — translated: MNIAIYGWGQMGKLLVDTIDNSKNLNLVGIIDYFSLGKESRIVEALEDLSIVPDVLIDFSHYSNSIKILPWIMANNVPTLIATTGHSEEELENIKKASQTVPILKATNTSLGINLITELLETLVSSLEDWDIELIEKHHKKKIDAPSGTAQSLLEKINDTLTSKRELTYGREGISPRKKEEIGVHVVRGGSIVGEHSIIFAGEDEIIEVKHEAHSKMIFVNGALKGAAWLSNQQPGFYTMKDIFN
- the dapF gene encoding diaminopimelate epimerase gives rise to the protein MIKFEKYHGLGNDFIIFNYKDLMAKNIKKESFSDLAVKVCDRHTGIGADGMMVLVEKEESCQMIFINSDGSIVSMCGNGIRCFSNYIYNNKILDGTTYKVETLAGLLSLDISPDENFNVKVDMGKPLLAPKFIPMDTSKEKFINEDIAVNGEVYKVSAILMGVPHAVIFVDDLEKVDLVGVGKAIENNPLFPEKTNVNFVQILDVDEIIVDTWERGAGHTLACGTGSCASVVVGELLGYLSSKVIVHLTLGDLTIEVKDEIYMTGPSELIAKGKYRYN
- a CDS encoding pyridoxal phosphate-dependent aminotransferase, translating into MNINPKVINKEISLIRQISIKSREYEDVINLTVGEPDLPIPAKIIEETTIYMKNNRMGYPMLGGSLEIREEIVNFYNTKYGSSYNTDEVIVTAGATEAISTTLRALLNEGDEVLIPLPFYPGYLPNIDLNGGKSVFIDTTSDELQLTVETLKKHLTPKTKALILNYPNNPSGVILSQKNLDEIMDFLKDKDIYIISDEIYSEIVFNDDFISVGKYDFLKGKVILINGFSKSHSMTGWRLGYILTSKELRDQLIKVHQYTITAPSIVSEYGGYIALSKCSDMSSYTMEYKKRCEYVYNRLNSMGIVTLQPKGSFYIFGSLDNFNITSSLDFALDLLENKHVAVVPGIAFGVEGYFRISCTKPVETLKIALDKIEDHIKNYKL
- a CDS encoding sigma-70 family RNA polymerase sigma factor encodes the protein MNISNYLKEIGRYPLLTKDEEIEISKHILEGDIDAQDRLITANLRLVVSIAKKYTKLGIPIQDLIQEGNIGLMKAVEKFDYTMGKKFSTYATFWIKQSILRYISSNKGVIRYPVYIYDNLAKIKKYMTKYKSKYGCEPSLEDVAAKTELKVKDIKRYLKLNDVTFNSLDESYGETGDLHSMIADKNGYIEENLILESDREKLLKTLDVLGAKEREIIIHRFGLLNNEVLTLDILGKRLHLTRERIRQLQIRALNKLKIHLQYNN
- the dapD gene encoding 2,3,4,5-tetrahydropyridine-2,6-dicarboxylate N-acetyltransferase gives rise to the protein MTKLNNAHEIIQYIKNSTKSTPVKAYINGELEGIDFLNCKVFGCQNSKTIFGEWSEVNEILTTNSNLISDSHVESDRRNSAIPMLDTRNIHARIEPGAVIRDMVEIGDNAVIMMGVVINIGSKIGAGTMIDLNVVMGGRATVGDNCHIGAGAVLAGVIEPPSADPVVIEDDVVVGANAVILEGIRVGKGAVVAAGAIVTKNVPAGVVVAGNPARIIKDKDEKTASKTEIMEDLRVIK